The DNA region CATGTACCACCAAGTTTTTCCCATTCTTCTTTGCATTTACTAGAGGAGTGCACACGGCATCAGGGTGCCCATATTGGAACTGCAAAATAGCACCGGCTTTTGATCAATAACCACAAAAGATGCTTTTAATCAACAGAACTATGAAAAGTTGTCCTGTTCATACTGCTTCTGCTGCGGCATCTGCCAGTAAGTAGAGGAAGTCGTCATTTTTCAACTGCGTGTAAAGAAAGCAAATCAACAGTGAGTTGGAAGTACATGAAGACACTGGCTCCTGAGTCATTGAACACAAGGGTTTACCGTCTGCGCCCCAAATAAGGTCTTCACCAAACGGCTGTCTGACAGAAGCTGTTGCTCAACAAGTCTGGTCGTTTCTTGAAGGGCAGCTTTGCACTCAGGGCCAGCGGACTCTCCAACCTACAAACGGAGATCTGAATCAGGTAAAAGTAGACGGACCAGACAGAATTAGTGTGTGCCGTCTCCTTCTATGCCGTACTACCAACCTGCCTATCAAAGTCGGTGTAGTTGTACACCGCTCGAACCACCCCTGAGCTCGCAAGGCTCCCACATGTCAGGTGGGGGAACTTGAGCCTGAACCAGGCGCTGAGGGCGCCGGAGTAGGAGACCCCGATGACGAACCAAGGATTGTCAAATCCCGTGCGGTTGTACCTAGCATTCAAGGATTCCTACACGAAGAGAAAATGGCATAATTTCAGTTTCAGGACAAGAAACAGTAACTTCATGAATTTCTGAAGTACAACATTCAGCCAACACGACGGCAGCCCAACCTGGTAGTACTCGCGGAAGACGGCGAGGTCGAACAGGGCCTGCTTCGACGACAGGAACCTCAGGTTCTCGGTGGCCAGCCGCTTGAACGGGGAGCTCTTGCCGTAGTACCGGTGCTCCGGCGTCACCACCGCCGCGCCGAACTTCTTGGCGAGTACCTGAGCAAAACGTACGAGCCCAGGCGCAATCGTTCAGCACGCGCTGTGCGATGTGCGTGGCGGTGCGAAGAGGGCGCGACGCGACTCACGGCGAGGTAGTCGTTCGGGATGCCGCCGCAGGCGGACTCGCCGCAGATGCGCAGGAAGATCGGCCCGCCGGGGGCGCGGTGGTAGTCGAGGAACTCGAAGTAGCGCTGCTTGAACCGCCGGTGGTCCTGCGAGCCGTGGCCGCCGGCATGAGCGACGGCGCTCGAGTAAGAGACATCCTTTCACCCCAGATACACATTACGGGTGCGTGCGATTCCGGGAATGTTTCGTAGGTCCCATGATTGGATAGTGGGGTTGACTTACGGTGGGGGAGAAGTGGTCGAGGCGCTGGTTCATCCACCGCTCGTCCTTGGTCAGGTACCTGctgccagcggcggcggcggcgggcggcccggCCTCGGCGATGCGCGCGAGGAGGAAGGCGAAGAGAAGGGAGACGAGGCGAGCGCGAGACCCCATCATCGTCTCCCACTCTCCAGCTGAAGATTCCCTTCCGTTCCGGTGGTGGTTATTACAGGACCCCGTGGACTGGGCTTTGCGCTGCGTGGCAGGAACGACGCTCCGACAGCGGCCTGACGAAGCCACGAATGCGCATGTGACAAATTGGCTCGAACTGCGCGAACCAGCAGAATGGTCACCGAAAAGTCGTAAAAAAAAGGCTAGAAATTGATGTGTCAGTTTTCGGCGTCGATGCTGCTGTACCAGATCTTGTTCATCAATACCGGATCTTTGTTCGTTCCTTCCTGTTCCCCAGCTCAAGACGAATGCTTGCTGCGTTTTCTGGAAATTTGGTGTTCCGAATGATTTACGGTGTTCCGAATGATTTAATAGTAAGGATGTAAATGGCTATGGCTATCTAATAGTATTTTTGATCAACTAATTAATTATGAGGATCAGCTAATTAATTACGATGGCATGCCAGTCTAATTCATTTCTTCTTGCGCGGAATGCCATTCTAGCTTATTTTATCAACTTTTTAGATTGACCAAATGATTTAAAATATATATAAATTGCATCCCTtactataaatatatataatttGCATCCCTCCCTCCCTAGCAAGGGATCATATCCGATACCAGTACCGGAGCGTTCATGGCACTTGAATAAGAGGTGCCAAGCTGCCAATCACTACATCACCTTGAATAAGAGGTTTCAAGGTTTCTTCACAAAGCTACGTCCAAGAAGAGGAAACATTACAATCATTTCACATGCTGAAGGGTATGCGCCAGATGtatattaacgaacttgttagTACGCAGTTCGTTCACATTTACATATCCTGGTAATGTCTGTACAGGTCAACGCATCCGAGCCTGAACTCGGCAGGCATCCCAAGAAGCTGAGAGCCGCCTGTTTTATTTATTTGCCGCCAGCGGATTATACATCAGCCTCTACTGTTTACGCGAAAGATATACTGCAATACTGCAAAAACACAACCATATTTGCCTTGGCCTTGCAACATACGCCTATAGCTCGCACAGATTTATCAGATACTAGCTATGCTCCATCTGCTTCCCAGCGATGGCTCCTTGTCATGCCCTGAAAATGCAGATAGAGATGCAATGTTTTAGGCCAAAATTGAACGAGGATTGAATTGGAGGTAGCCCAGCTAGTCACCAGTCCTTCCATAACGCAAAAGCTCAGAGGGAATGTTAGAGACATTAGACAGAAAATATCGAGTATAATTAGGAACCACAATAGTTCAGTGGCAGGAGAGCCAGATAGACCAAACTAACCTTGTTCTTGGCATTCCGATAACCACAGGTCAATGTGATCGACAATCTGCTTTCTTACTTTGTTGAGAGCTTCTGGAGATGAGCACTTGGATGAATCACCTGGTGGGCATAGAATAGACAGCTCAAATTTGGAGGTCACTTGCATATTAAACAAGCTACGGACCTAATCTTAACCATTGATGACTCAATGAAAGCAGAAATTGTATAAAGAAATCCACCCGTCCTCTGTGCTACTACGCTCAAGCAAAAACTGGAATGATGGATCTACCTTCAATATTTGAAGGAGCCTGAGGGCATCCAGAGAGATCACTGCAATGTCCACAGTTCTTGCACTCAATTAAGTATGATGGCACTGCAGGCATAGCAAAACTTTCATAAGCATACCAATAGCATCCCGAAAAAGAAAATGTTTACCACTTCTTATATTGGAACAAAgatagtgtgtgtgtgtgtatgaaACAGGGAATGGTGACAAAATGACATATGGAGCTAAAAATGCTCACATTCTTCTGATGATTTGTGCTTAGAAGCATGGCGCCAAGGGTCTTGAGATCCATTTGCAAAAACAATTTTAGAACCTGCAGCCAAGTGATTTATTAATTCCAAATACATGAATATTTTTTTGACCAACCGATACACTACTACAGAAGTCGCACCATAAATCTAAATAATTGTGCTCAGACCATTGCACACAATTGGATATCCACAATATCAATTAAGAGATCATTACTATCGGAGAGTTTCTAGTGTGGAAAAAATAGGGACTATTAGCACTGCAGATATGAGGCTACTCAACTCTTTAGTTGATCCTTTACTAATGTTCACTGATCCTGACCTCACAATATCGATGTGTTAATGCCCTCTGAGAGTAATATCTTGTAATAATAAATAGGTAGTGCAAACCTCAAAAAAGAAGTCATGCTAAATCCTCATAAGTTTTTTACCTTTTCCAAGCAAGAGATGACTCAAATTTTCAGGGTAAAGGAAAGCAAAATGGCATAAAGCTAATAAGTCATGGTAATAGCTCAAAGGCCATACCTGCAATTCTTGTGCCTCCATAGTATAAGTTTGTCATGAAGACATCAGGGTAGACTCCTTCCCCAAAAACATTTCTGCACAAGTCCAAATGGTACCTAGAAACAAAGCAACCACAAGGACGCAAATGAATACAACGTCTATAGATGCCATATGACAGAAGATCCTAGCCGCTAGACTGAGAGTCTGAGACAGATTTCAACATCATAAAGTTGATGGTGGAAGTGCTTATTTTCATATTGTAATAGTGCAGATTTGTAGTAGGAATAAGATACTCGGTAGAAACAAAAGGTGTGACTGAGTAAAGTATCTCTACTAACCTTGTGTCAATCTTTGGGGATCGGACACTATCATTTTTTGGTGCCACCTGGAAAAATGCAACCTCACTGCAAACTTGGTACCACCAAAGTCTATATGCTAAGGAAAATCAAGTCAAATGCATAGTTAATTAACATTAAGCAATGTTTAGATAACATTAAAAATAGCCTCCCACAGTTCCATTCTAAACTATTAAAGCGTGATATTTGGTAACATTGAATACCGGGGCTAGCACTTACAGGATTCAGCAACAGCAGGAGTTGTGTTCTTTAAATACTGTTGATCATATGATGCTACAGATGCCCCAAATTTTCCAATGTAATAATCTTTCACGTAACTAGCAAATGTTTCCTGCATGATAACAGTTGTTAGAGCATGCTAGATTTATGAGAAAGTTAGGTAGCACAACTGAAATAAGAATCAAGGTTCAAAAGGAATTATCATGTGCTTACTAATAACAAATATTTTTAGAGAAGGGAAATTTTGGCAACTTAGTCACCAGATATTGATTCTTGAAAAATGTTACCCTTCATATCCTACTTTCAAATAATGGTACTACTTACCACCAAATCTGTCCCGTTCTTCTTTGCTTCAATTAGCGGGGAGCACAAGGCATCAGGATTGCCATATTGGAACTGCAAATGATATCAGATCTCAATACTGCAATTGCTTTCAACAAACAATGAGGTCAAAAATAGATGTACATAGAGCATACCGCAATAGCAGCAGCATCTGCCAGTAAGTAGAGGAAGTCACCGTCATTTTCCAACTGCAAGTATATAAAATAAATGCATGAACCTTATGCAACAAATCCAAGGAGCTAAATCAAGAATCATAAAATAACCTGCAAGCAGTCATTGGCAACACACTTAGAAGTTTAAGCATGATTTTCAGATGCATATATGAGAAACAATAAGGAAAAGCTTAGGCCACAGAGAAGTATTGGTAGTACAGGTAAGTTGGACACGTCAGAAAAGGAGATGTCTTCATAGCCTTGCATGAGCATATAATTCTTCTATGTGACTGTTAACTGGTTGCCAGTAACAGCAGTGTGGAGATACTTGGCTCCAATACGTTATATGATATGATGtctaaagaagaaaagaagtgaAGGAGATATTGCTATCTATATTGAAAAATGCAGACTATTTTCAGCAGCACCACTATATGTCTCTTTCAAATTAGCATTGTCCTCTTCAAGCATACCCAAACCATCGACATAATATGTAAGATCATTCAGTGACAGCACATATGAAATTTAAAAAGATGAAGTAATTGCAAACAAGAAGGATTGAAAAGTTGCCAAAGCTAAGGAGATACACTTCATGTCACAGATGGATTACCTTTGCTGCTCCAAACAACTGCTTAACTGAGTTGCGGCCACACTGAAGCTGTCCGTCAACAAGTCTTGTTACTTCTTGAAGTGCTTCCTTGCATTCAGGACCAGCAGAGTCCCCAATCTACAGAGATGTAAATCATATACAGAAGTAGAACTTTAGGTGCAGATTAAAGCGTTGTAACTTTTAATGCATAAATCAGGACCTGCTCCTTCACTAACCTGTTTGTCAAAATCGGTAAAGTTGTAAACAGCAAGAACAACTCCTGAGCTTGCTAGACTTCCACATGTCAAGTGAGGAAACTTCAATCTGAACCAAGCACTGAGTGCTCCAGCATATGACCCTCCAAAAACAAACCAAGAACTGTCTGCCCCAGAGCGGTTATACTTGGAATTTAAGGTTTCCTTCAAATGACAGAAAGAAAATATCAGAACAAGTGGGTGCACACATTTGGGCACTGACAGATAATATGACCACATATGCAGACCTGATAATATTGGCGGAAAACAGCAAGATCAAATAAAGCCTGCTTTGATGACAAGAACCGTAGATTTTCTGTCGTCAGACTGTTAAAAGGAGAACTCCTTCCATAGTATCGATGCTCAGGAGAAACAATTGCAGCACCAAATTTCTTTGCCATCACCTAATTAGACAATCCATCCAGATGTATGTTATCTAACAGCTGGAGTATGCAGATGTAAGCCTAGAGTAAATACAAATCATGTCTGGAGTATGCAGTATAGAATGTCCAATAATTTAACTCAAAGATGTGTCATTGTATGCTCATCAAACTCACAGCTAAGTAGTCATTGCTAATTCCATTGCATGAGGCTTCTCCACAGATTTTTAGGAAGATCGGCCCATTTGGAGCTCGGTAGTAGTCAAGAAATTCATAGTAACGCTGTTTGAATTGCCGATGGTCCTGCACATAAGAAATCACATAAATTCCTGGTCCATGCCATGGATACAGCAAACTACACCTGTGTTTTCTTCTGGGTAAAATACATCTCAGATAAAAATACAAGGTTACAATCAAAGTTTCACAACATGCAGCATTGTGACTCGAAACTGGATCAGATGAGAAATAAGGAAGTACCAATAACCCCATGCTTTGCAGCAGATTAGAGTCTCCCAGAAACTAATGTTTATAGTGGATACAAATGCAAGATAGGTTAAAATGTGGGCTAAAATTTAATATATGTAGCAACTCCACCTGTGCAAAAAATTTCACAGATCAGAGACCCCACATCTGCTTTTTAAAAAAGCAGAAAATAGGTAACATTGGGTATCTGCTCCCAACACTCATCGATTAATATATTGCTCTGTGAGAAATCATGTAGAGGAAGAGCCATTGGTTGTTCTTCACTCAGGATCGAGGTAACATGACGTGCACGTGAACTAGGAAGATTTTGGGTTTGGCATCTTCAATTTGCAAAAGTAAGTGCTCTAGTTCAAAGTTGTACACCCAATTCCCAACAGTCCCAACGACAGAAGGCTCCTCAACATAAGTTCGAAGAGAACGCATCGATCCGCAGTGGATACATACCGTGGGGTTGAAGTGGTCGAGGGTTTGGTTCATCCACCGCTCGTCCCGCGTCAGGTAACGGCTGGCGCCGCCGAGGAAGCCCTCCTCCCCTACcccggcggacggcggcgggagCCAGAAACTGACGGACTCGCCGCCTCGCGCGAgcatgaggaggaggagggcggccGCCGCGGTCGCCGCGCGGGCGGAGCCGGACCCCATCGCCGGCGCTTCCGTCTCGCTGCACGCCGCGCCCGGTGGTGGGATGCTGGGATGGATGGGAAAGGATCAATGGAAGTGGAGTGGACTTGCGTTTGGAGCTTTCGATGCAAGGCAAGCAAAGCAAACGCGAAGAGGCGTTGAGCGAAGCGTACacgtttttttttctttttttggcgAGGAAATGTGCAcgtattttttttttttgagaggaaATGTGCACGTCGTATTTGTGTGGGGCGTTTCGTGACCCGCGTGGTAGGTAACGTAGACGGATAGTATTGGGCCGCACGTTCAAGAGACTCTCCCGCTTTGGGGTTGGGGTGGGCTTAGCCGAGGAAAATGTGGTGGGCTGGGGCTGGGTCAGATAAATGGACCGCATGCGATGGCATGGGGGCCGTTCCTGGGCTCGAGGAGTTCGTTCGTCAGTCTAGGCTTTGTGTCAGTTTCTTGcgtcatctttttttttctctttgaaTTTTCGGGCTCCGTTACGTTTGCAATCTAAAATGGTTGCAGTTTTTCTCATGATTTAATGGCTCATACCTCATATGACTACGATGCGGAAGACACGTTTTTCACCTTTGTAAAGCAGCGTCGTTTTTTTTACGCATTTTGCAGACATCGGCCAGAATCGCCTTCATCCCGTACAAAAACCAAACACGTTCTATCAAAGAAAAGAAACACGAACGCCCCTTAGAAAATAGTATTCCACAAATCAACGGTTCGACACTTCCAAGAAGCACAAAAAAAGAAGCCAGAAGCAACGATGTCCTGTTACTTCAACACTGAGAAACGCCAGGCATCACGCGGGCGCTAGACGCTTGCGGTCAAATTTGAAAAGGCGCCTGGAGACACGAGCCGGCGATCGAGCCCGCCATTGCTGCCGCGGCGGGGGTGCTGCTGCCAAGCGCGTACGTGCGCTCAGGCCCGCGCAGCGCAACGGACAAGAACGACGCCGACGAggcggggcggggccgcgcgcgaggGACCAGACCAGGCCGCGCCACCCAGCAGACGGGCGAGCGCGGCAGGAGTAGGTGACCGGTGTTTCGGTTGGTAGCTGCTAGTTCTACATGCGACAACCCCCGATATTCCCAGCTtccccggcggccggcgcccTCTCCTGTGCTCGTCAGCCATCGCCTCGCCGGCCCGCCGGCGTCTcggcgctcgcgcacgcgccgcggCAGAAGACGCCGAGGGGAGCCGGTGGCCCGGTCCTCCTCCCGCCCCTGTCGCCCGGTTGGTGTCTCCTTCCAGATACGGCAGGTCGGCAGGGATGGTCGTGTAGCAGGTTGTACGAGTTGCCTAACCTCTCGGAGGCGCCTGCTGGAGCCCTGGATGACGGGACGGGAGGAGTGTTAGGTGCGGCTTGGTCGACGCGACGGTCATCAGAGCGCGGCTGCAGCGAGGGGTGGTCGTTGTGTGTTGAACGAGCTGATCTCTGCGGTGATCCGGCGAGGTCATTGGTGCCTTGTGCAGCTGTGACGGATCATATTCATACGAGCCGTGCCTAACTTCATATCTGATTCGACAGATCCTGCCTTCCCGGGAAGAGAAACGGAACAAGCTCACTCTGGTACCGATGGATGCGGCACAGGGGCAGTGCATGGAATCTCTACAGTTCCGGCGTGCTAGCAGCCGGCGAGGTTCTTAGTCATTACTCGTGCACACCTCCGAACGGCGGCAGGAAGTGTACACGTCGACGGTCGACGGGTCGTTTTCAGGCTGCGGCGTCAGAGAGAAGTCTCTGAACCGGTTCACGGTTTACTGCAGGATACAGCACATGACAAAAACGCAAGCCGCCACGGCCACCCTCAATGGTGTGGCTGGCGATCGACGGCGACTGCTGCCTGCGCGCGCAGGTGCAGAGACACAGGAGCTCACCACACGAATAATCCTTCATCGCATCCACCCTGGGCGCCCTGAACCACGCGCCTTTCGGTTTCAGCGAAGCGTATCGGACGAGCGCAACGGGCGATGGCAGCAGTTGCGTGGCACAGATTGCCAAGCTTGGCCCGTGCTGCCGTGCGCCGGTGCGCGAGCGCCGACGAGACCACGAGCGCGCAGCGCTTCGTGTTCGTGGGCACGCTGCTCCTTCCCGCCGCGCCAAAAGCACGCACCAAACCGTTGCGCCCCGCCTGCCTCCCCTGCTGCGCGCGCCGGCGCTGAGACGCGGCACTACCGGCCAACGCCT from Panicum hallii strain FIL2 chromosome 9, PHallii_v3.1, whole genome shotgun sequence includes:
- the LOC112877353 gene encoding probable serine protease EDA2, yielding MGSGSARAATAAAALLLLMLARGGESVSFWLPPPSAGVGEEGFLGGASRYLTRDERWMNQTLDHFNPTDHRQFKQRYYEFLDYYRAPNGPIFLKICGEASCNGISNDYLAVMAKKFGAAIVSPEHRYYGRSSPFNSLTTENLRFLSSKQALFDLAVFRQYYQETLNSKYNRSGADSSWFVFGGSYAGALSAWFRLKFPHLTCGSLASSGVVLAVYNFTDFDKQIGDSAGPECKEALQEVTRLVDGQLQCGRNSVKQLFGAAKLENDGDFLYLLADAAAIAFQYGNPDALCSPLIEAKKNGTDLVETFASYVKDYYIGKFGASVASYDQQYLKNTTPAVAESSYRLWWYQVCSEVAFFQVAPKNDSVRSPKIDTRYHLDLCRNVFGEGVYPDVFMTNLYYGGTRIAGSKIVFANGSQDPWRHASKHKSSEELPSYLIECKNCGHCSDLSGCPQAPSNIEGDSSKCSSPEALNKVRKQIVDHIDLWLSECQEQGHDKEPSLGSRWSIASI
- the LOC112878223 gene encoding probable serine protease EDA2, with the protein product MMGSRARLVSLLFAFLLARIAEAGPPAAAAAGSRYLTKDERWMNQRLDHFSPTDHRRFKQRYFEFLDYHRAPGGPIFLRICGESACGGIPNDYLAVLAKKFGAAVVTPEHRYYGKSSPFKRLATENLRFLSSKQALFDLAVFREYYQESLNARYNRTGFDNPWFVIGVSYSGALSAWFRLKFPHLTCGSLASSGVVRAVYNYTDFDRQVGESAGPECKAALQETTRLVEQQLLSDSRLVKTLFGAQTLKNDDFLYLLADAAAEAFQYGHPDAVCTPLVNAKKNGKNLVETFAQIVKVFYVKEMETPVSSYDQEYLKKTTPDDSSSRLWWFQVCSEVAYFQVAPKTDSVRSARINTKYHLDLCRNVFGEGFYPDVSMTNLYYGGTRIAASKIVFTNGSQDPWRHASKQKSSKDMPSYLMKCSNCGHGTDLRGCPQSPFRIQGDSSNCSSPAAVNTVRQQIAKYIDLWLSQCQKPSASGEW